The sequence GTCATGAGCATGGGCACAGAATCCTCGCCAGGGATCATCAGATCGATAATATTGTCTGATATAAGATCATCGGTTAGTTGATTGCTAGAATCATGGAGCAACACATCGATGACATCTCTTGGGTTGCAACCTCTGCTCCTTCTCTTATCTTGGATGATATTTCGCACAAGCATTACCATTCTCTTCTTGGCCTAAATTAAAACATTCTTCCAGTTAGCCAAGGCCAGAGAAGATGGCTTGACTAGTTTTTATACAGAGAGGACCTGCCTGCAGTGATCTGTAGAGTCTAGTCCCGGGTAGCTTCACAGGTAAAGAAATCAGACCAGCAATAAATTCCCGGAACTGTTGCTTTAGAAACTGCATCTCATCCCCTGGCTGAAGACCTATCAACCCTTTCACCAGTACTTCGAACACCATCTGATGAGAATGTCCGCAGGAACCTTTAATCCAATACTTCTTTACCGACTATGATAGTCATGGACTCATATAAACTTCACTTTCTATAAACCTCCATATCCATTAAAGAGTGTTTATGATCTTAGACTATATATTTTTAGAGAGATAAAACTACATAGTTTACTATTGAAGCCATTAAGGAGGCCCAACCGAGGCTCAGTTTATGATCATTCAATTCTATTCTTGAAATGTGGACTTGCCTTAAAGATTACCCAACTATAAAAATATGGAGAACGTGCTCTACCGTAACCATAGTCACCGATTACCTACCATAAAATAAATGCACTTGAAAGTAGCAAGCTTGAGAGAGACAGATACAACAAATATAGCAACaactgtgaaaaaaaaaataaatagcatCATTAATTTTCTTGATGAACCACGATCATGCTGTGGGACAATCTCtaaataatttatgaaaattcagaactgGTGAAAAGGTCACTTGGCTTGCGAAAATTCATCGGCATAGGAGTTCTCCAAGGAGAATAGTGCCAATGAACATAAATATTTGCTGTCAGACAGGACTATTTCTAATGTTTGTGCTTAAAAATTTCTTTCAATCGCATAGGCTGCAGAACTCTCTAAGCCAAGGCATAGTTCATGTGGTGCATGTGGGTGTCTGCATGTGCCTAGAAATTAAGAGCAAGTGacagaaaaagaggaaaagaagaagaaattaatattttgatggACTAACATGTTTCGTTTCATCTTGGATGTAGATTAGCCGATCATCCTTCCAGCAGGCCATTGATGCCTTCAAGTAGTTATGCATGTCGAGGGTGATCTGAGCCTTAAGGCTTGAGGATTTGAGGAAGGCACCAATGAGCCCATGAACTCTCCTTTGCAGGCTACCATTGATCGATAGAATGGAGGACTTTCCCATCAATTCAGTAAGGGATTTTGGATAGGATGGCACAAATATACTTGCATCGCTCTGTAGAATAAACCTGTTGACCTCAGCCTCTGTCGACACAATGGTGGGGCTGCCAAAGATGTGCGACTTGAATACTTTCCCATGCCTAAACATTTAATCAAAACACTCAAACTTAGAATAAAATGATGATCTACAAACAATtctctaatttgattttttttttctttttctttttcttcaataGGCCAAGTTCTTGCTGGACAAGTCGGTCTACATTAAAAATGGTTAAAACTATACTGTTTTGATATTGTTGCAAGTTTTAAAAGGTTTTCTATGCAAAGACTTAAACCAAAAAACTGTTTTTTAAGTAGCAACAACGAATGATCAAATTTGGATTCCGAAGACAAAGGTCATATTCTTTTAGATCACAAGAGCAAGGCGATGGTATGCACTCACATGATCCGACGCTTTTCCATGAACCTCTCAGGGCAAGGTGAGTATGCGCATGACATGAATTCCAGCGTCTCCCCAATAAAAGGCCATCCGAGGCTTCCTCGAGGGAGttggcttcttcttctccctctcatcctcttcttcttccaactTTTACAAAACATCACAGTGATGAACACCATGACTGTTGCCATGCACATCATCAGCAACTTGTCCATCTTTGCATAgactttgagagagagagagagagagagagagagaagtaaaGGGTTGGATGGAAGTTTGTTTT is a genomic window of Phoenix dactylifera cultivar Barhee BC4 chromosome 4, palm_55x_up_171113_PBpolish2nd_filt_p, whole genome shotgun sequence containing:
- the LOC103712873 gene encoding cytochrome P450 90D2-like, with amino-acid sequence MDKLLMMCMATVMVFITVMFCKSWKKKRMRGRRRSQLPRGSLGWPFIGETLEFMSCAYSPCPERFMEKRRIMHGKVFKSHIFGSPTIVSTEAEVNRFILQSDASIFVPSYPKSLTELMGKSSILSINGSLQRRVHGLIGAFLKSSSLKAQITLDMHNYLKASMACWKDDRLIYIQDETKHMVFEVLVKGLIGLQPGDEMQFLKQQFREFIAGLISLPVKLPGTRLYRSLQAKKRMVMLVRNIIQDKRRSRGCNPRDVIDVLLHDSSNQLTDDLISDNIIDLMIPGEDSVPMLMTLAIKYLSDCPLALQQLEEESMQLKRRKSLLGEDLCWTDYMSLAFTQNVIMETLRMGNIILGVMRKAMKDVAINGYFIPKGWCVFAYFRSVHLDENHYGDPYSFNPWRWKDKDIAACSFTPFGGGQRLCPGLDLARLKASIFLHHMVTSFTWVAEEDHVVNFPTVRMKNKMPVRVARKKSSAGQGERSGCTTVGERKQRIHIQCLDSQRL